Proteins co-encoded in one Gossypium arboreum isolate Shixiya-1 chromosome 11, ASM2569848v2, whole genome shotgun sequence genomic window:
- the LOC108479989 gene encoding F-box protein FBW2-like yields the protein MGENVDFRRWDELIPDALGLIFKNLPLQEILTVVPGVCKLWRKAVTGPYCWQDIDIEQWSQQCRPETLDRMLQMLITRSSGSLRKLCVTGLANDQSFSLIADNAKSLQTLRLPRSEISDSIVEQVAGRLFSVTFLDVSYCRNIGAPALEAIGKNCKLLMGLRRTMHPLEVIDKLSQDDEAFAIATTMPKLKQLEVAYLLISTEAVLKILENCPELELLDVRGCWNVKLDENCIKKFTRLKVVGPHVVDYFGMKGCDDCSNYSGSSGYLAWDFVAGNVGSDYDDEISDGDWEDDQSMEDVEMRFYDGFDLDNAAFDWPLSP from the exons ATGGGGGAGAATGTTGATTTCAGACGCTGGGATGAATTGATACCGGATGCCTTAGGGCTGATTTTCAAGAATCTTCCGCTCCAGGAAATACTTACTGTTGTTCCGGGGGTGTGCAAGTTGTGGCGGAAAGCGGTTACTGGACCGTATTGCTGGCAGGACATTGACATTGAACAATGGAGCCAACAATGCCGGCCTGAAACCCTTGATCGAATGCTTCAAATGCTGATAACTAGAAGCTCGGGTTCACTCCGAAAGCTTTGTGTTACTGGTCTCGCTAATGACCAGAGCTTTTCACTCATTGCAGATAA TGCCAAATCCCTTCAGACTTTACGGCTGCCAAGAAGTGAAATAAGTGATTCGATAGTGGAACAGGTTGCTGGGAGGCTTTTTTCGGTGACTTTCTTGGATGTTAGTTACTGCAGGAACATCGGGGCTCCAGCCCTTGAAGCAATTGGTAAGAACTGTAAGTTACTAATGGGGTTGAGGAGAACAATGCACCCATTAGAGGTAATTGACAAGCTGTCTCAAGATGATGAGGCCTTTGCCATTGCTACAACAATGCCGAAGCTCAAGCAACTTGAGGTGGCATACCTACTTATTAGCACCGAAGCCGTGCTTAAGATACTCGAAAACTGCCCTGAGCTTGAATTATTGGATGTGCGAGGATGTTGGAACGTGAAGCTAGATGAAAATTGTATCAAGAAATTCACACGACTGAAAGTGGTCGGACCTCATGTTGTTGATTATTTTGGGATGAAAGGTTGCGATGACTGTTCAAATTATTCAGGTTCCTCTGGTTACTTGGCCTGGGACTTCGTTGCCGGAAATGTCGGTTCTGATTATGACGATGAAATATCAGATGGGGATTGGGAAGATGACCAAAGCATGGAAGATGTCGAAATGAGGTTCTACGATGGATTTGATTTAGACAATGCTGCCTTTGATTGGCCCCTCTCTCCCTAA